Proteins co-encoded in one Ziziphus jujuba cultivar Dongzao chromosome 9, ASM3175591v1 genomic window:
- the LOC107427383 gene encoding protein EIN6 ENHANCER has product MEPEVIQAEMVLPTHLSFKRIQMYEKYPKGQSRGRHWKHLKQIIQAENYQNYPPDEPNYVNIESPPSMHPCKRICDITGYEAPYYDPRTNLRYANTDVFKQIRSLPNEYVQRYLALRNAAVVLK; this is encoded by the exons ATGGAGCCGGAGGTGATCCAAGCAGAGATGGTTTTGCCAACCCATCTGAGTTTCAAGCGCATTCAGATGTATGAGAAATACCCAAAAGGCCAATCAAGAGGCAGGCACTGGAAACATCTCAAGCAGATTATCCAGGCTGAAAACTATCAGAATTACCCACCCGACGAACCCAACT ACGTTAACATTGAGTCACCACCCTCTATGCATCCGtgcaaaagaatttgtgatatAACAGGATACGAG GCACCTTACTATGATCCCAGGACCAACCTGCGTTATGCAAATACCGATGTCTTCAAGCAAATAAGATCACTTCCTAATGAATATGTGCAGAGGTATCTGGCTTTGAGGAATGCTGCTGTAGTTCTAAAGTAA
- the LOC107427382 gene encoding uncharacterized protein LOC107427382, with the protein MDIDTDIDHYAILGLPSGEEGSKLTEKEISKAYRVKALELHPDKRPDDPNAHINFQRLKTSYEMLKDEKARKVFDEFLKFKREKLRRQSELDARRDGKRRKMVSDLEERERAAFEPDPSAKAREEEERIARKLKEEIARIRAMHASKGAETTSFSKTKMGGLGKESVGTAGAGLDKERVLKVSWEKFGQDYSYTAERLRELFSKFGDVEDVVIKGSKKKGSALVVMATKDAAVAATGNLSGDLSNPLLVLPLQPLHPTAATEVPTAPKSAEPDHSHLVGAAYQSFEDAVLKKLQKAAKKQN; encoded by the exons ATGGATATCGATACTGATATAGATCACTATGCCATTCTTGGGTTGCCATCGGGGGAGGAAGGTTCCAAGCTTACTGAGAAAGAGATATCAAAGGCGTATAGAGTGAAGGCCTTGGAGTTACATCCTGACAAGAGGCCAGATGATCCCAATGCCCATATCAATTTCCAAAGGCTCAAAACCTCTTATGAGATGCTCAAGGATGAGAAAGCCAGGAAAGTATTTGACGAATTTCTGAAGTTTAAGAGGGAGAAGCTTCGCCGTCAATCAGAACTCGATGCCAGGCGTGATGGCAAGCGAAGGAAGATGGTCTCTGACCTGGAGGAAAGAGAACGGGCAGCTTTTGAACCGGACCCTTCTGCAAAAGCTCgagaagaagaggaaagaaTTGCAAGGAAGCTTAAAGAAGAGATTGCAAGAATACGTGCAATGCACGCTAGTAAAGGGGCAGAAACTACTTCATTTTCGAAGACAAAGATGGGTGGTCTTGGTAAGGAGAGTGTGGGTACTGCTGGGGCTGGATTAGATAAGGAGAGAGTGCTTAAAGTATCTTGGGAGAAGTTTGGTCAGGATTATAGTTATACAGCAGAGAGGTTGAGAGAGCTGTTCTCAAAGTTCGGTGATGTTGAAGATGTTGTCATCAAGGGTTCCAAGAAGAAAGGTTCTGCACTTGTTGTAATGGCCACTAAAGATGCAGCT GTTGCTGCTACAGGAAATCTCTCTGGTGATCTTTCTAACCCATTGCTAGTTTTACCTCTTCAACCTCTTCATCCAACTGCAGCAACAGAGGTACCAACTGCTCCAAAGTCAGCAGAACCTGATCACAGTCATTTGGTTGGTGCTGCATATCAATCATTTGAAGATGCTGTTCTCAAAAAACTCCAAAAG GCTGCCAAAAAGCAAAATTGA